A single region of the Elgaria multicarinata webbii isolate HBS135686 ecotype San Diego chromosome 14, rElgMul1.1.pri, whole genome shotgun sequence genome encodes:
- the LOC134408777 gene encoding polyamine-modulated factor 1-binding protein 1-like, producing the protein MKVELASLEEKCHSATEEREELQHEVNLLRQKFVVSSQEVEALQTALETARSDSRRLHHESELVVANVSQWVKEQKQVNEKLGHKIRDQIKHIAQLTGEKDHLHGLLERLQQENKRLKTEVDERRIACERLKALHSSDPDPRAVPCPPWPTLPAGPSQCSGRRRSEAFATQWHLS; encoded by the exons ATGAAAGTGGAGCTGGCCTCGCTGGAGGAGAAGTGCCACAGCGCaacggaggag AGGGAAGAGCTGCAGCACGAGGTCAACCTCCTCCGGCAGAAATTCGTTGTCTCCAGCCAGGAG GTGGAAGCCCTGCAGACAGCCCTGGAGACGGCCCGGTCCGACAGCCGCCGGCTGCACCACGAGAGCGAACTGGTGGTGGCCAACGTCAGCCAGTGGGTGAAGGAGCAGAA GCAGGTGAATGAGAAGCTGGGCCACAAGATCCGAGACCAGATCAAGCACATCGCTCAGCTTACCGGCGAGAAGGA CCACCTCCACGGACTGTTGGAGAGACTCCAGCAAGAGAACAAGCGGCTGAAAACGGAAGTGGATGAGCGGCGTATTGCGTGTGAGCGCCTCAAG GCTCTCCACAGCAGTGATCCGGACCCCCGTGCCGTCCCGTGCCCGCCTTGGCCCACGCTGCCAGCAGGCCC CTCTCAGTGTTCGGGCCGGAGACGAAGCGAGGCGTTCGCCACCCAATGGCACCTGTCCTAG